The following proteins are encoded in a genomic region of Arvicanthis niloticus isolate mArvNil1 chromosome 21, mArvNil1.pat.X, whole genome shotgun sequence:
- the Scap gene encoding sterol regulatory element-binding protein cleavage-activating protein: protein MTLTERLREKISQAFYNHGLLCASYPIPIILFTGLCILACCYPLLKLPLPGTGPVEFSTPVKGYSPPPADSDHKQGEPSEQPEWYVGAPVAYIQQIFVKSSVSPWHRNLLAVDVFRSPLSRAFQLVEEIRNHVLRDSSGTKSLEEVCLQVTDLLPGLRKLRSLLPEHGCLLLSPGNFWQNDWERFHADPDIIGTIHQHEPKTLQTSATLKDLLFGVPGKYSGVSLYTRKRMVSYTITLVFQRYHAKFLSSLRARLMLLHPSPNCSLRAENLVHVHFKEEIGIAELIPLVTTYIILFAYIYFSTRKIDMVKSKWGLALAAVVTVLSSLLMSVGLCTLFGLTPTLNGGEIFPYLVVVIGLENVLVLTKSVVSTPVDLEVKLRIAQGLSSESWSIMKNVATELGIILIGYFTLVPAIQEFCLFAVVGLVSDFFLQMLFFTTVLSIDIRRMELADLNKRLPPESCLPSAKPVGRPARYERQLAVRPSMPYTITLQPSSFRNLRLPKRLRVIYFLARTRLAQRLIMAGTVVWIGILVYTDPAGLRTYLAAQVAEQSPLGEGSLGPMPVPSGVLPASHPDPAFSIFPPDAPKLPENQTLAGELPEHAVPAEGVHDSRAPEVTWGPEDEELWRKLSFRHWPTLFNYYNITLAKRYISLLPVIPVTLHLNPREALEGRHPQDGRSAWAPPEPLPAGLWEAGPKGPGGTQTHGDITLYKVAALGLAAGIVLVLLLLCLYRVLCPRNYGQPGGGPGRRRRGELPCDDYGYAPPETEIVPLVLRGHLMDIECLASDGMLLVSCCLAGQVCVWDAQTGDCLTRIPRPGPRRDSCGGGAFEAQENWERLSDGGKASPEEPGDSPPLRRRPRGPPPPSLFGDQPDLTCLIDTNFSVQLPPEPTQPEPRHRAGCGRSRDSGYDFSRLVQRVYQEEGLAAVRMPALRPPSPGPPLLQASQEEGTAPEKGSPPLAWAPSTAGSIWSLELQGNLIVVGRSSGRLEVWDAIEGVLCCSNEETSSGITALVFLDRRIVAARLNGSLDFFSLETHTFLSPLQFRGTPGRGSSPSSSVYSSSNTVACHLTHTVPCAHQKPITALRAAARRLVTGSQDHTLRVFRLEDSCCLFTLQGHSGAITTVYIDQTMVLASGGQDGAICLWDVLTGSRVSHTFAHRGDVTSLTCTTSCVISSGLDDFINIWDRSTGIKLYSIQQDLGCGASLGVISDNLLVTGGQGCVSFWDLNYGDLLQTVYLGKDSDAQPARQILVLDNAAIVCNFGSELSLVYVPSVLEKLD, encoded by the exons TATGTGGGTGCCCCCGTGGCATACATCCAACAGATATTTGTGAAGTCATCAGTGTCTCCCTGGCACAGAAATCTTCTGGCGGTAGATGTGTTCCGGTCACCTCTGTCCCGAGCATTCCAGCTGGTAGAAGAAATCCGGAACCACGTGCTGAGGGACAG CTCAGGGACCAAGAGCCTGGAGGAGGTTTGCCTGCAGGTGACAGACCTGCTGCCAGGCCTCAGGAAACTCCGGAGCCTACTTCCCGAACATGGCTGCCTGCTGCTGTCCCCTGGGAACTTCTGGCAGAATGACTGGGAAAGATTCCATGCTGACCCTGACATCATTGGGACCATCCATCAGCATGAGCCCAAAACTCTACAGACGTCAGCCACACTCAAAG ACTTGCTGTTTGGTGTTCCTGGGAAGTACAGTGGGGTGAGCCTGTACACAAGGAAGAGGATGGTCTCCTACACCATCACCCTGGTCTTCCAGCGCTACCATGCCAA GTTTCTGAGCAGCCTACGTGCCCGGCTCATGCTTCTGCACCCCAGCCCCAACTGCAGCCTCCGAGCAGAGAACCTGGTCCATGTGCACTTCAAAGAGGAGATTGGCATTGCTGAGCTCATCCCCCTCGTGACCACCTACATCATCCTGTTTGCCTACATCTACTTCTCCACAC GCAAGATCGACATGGTCAAGTCCAAGTGGGGCCTCGCCCTGGCAGCCGTGGTCACAGTACTTAGTTCACTGCTCATGTCTGTGGGGCTCTGCACTCTCTTCGGCCTGACGCCCACACTCAATGGCGG TGAAATTTTCCCATATCTGGTGGTGGTTATTGGGCTAGAGAATGTGCTGGTGCTCACCAAGTCAGTGGTATCAACTCCAGTGGACCTCGAGGTGAAGCTTCGGATTGCACAAG GCTTAAGCAGCGAGAGCTGGTCCATCATGAAGAACGTGGCAACTGAACTGGGCATCATCCTTATTGGCTACTTCACCCTTGTGCCCGCCATCCAA GAGTTCTGCCTCTTTGCTGTTGTGGGCCTGGTGTCTGACTTCTTTCTCCAGATGCTGTTCTTCACCACTGTCCTGTCAATCGACATTCGCCGGATGGAG CTAGCAGACCTGAACAAGCGGCTGCCTCCTGAATCCTGCCTGCCCTCAGCCAAGCCTGTGGGGAGACCAGCACGCTATGAGAGACAGCTTGCTGTACGCCCATCCATGCCATACACCATCACACTGCAACCATCTTCCTTCCGAAACCTGCGGCTTCCCAAAAGGCTGCGTGTCATCTACTTCCTGGCCCGTACTCGCCTGGCACAGCGCCTCATCATG GCTGGTACCGTTGTCTGGATTGGCATCCTGGTATACACAGACCCAGCAGGGCTGCGCACCTACCTTGCTGCCCAGGTGGCAGAGCAGAGCCCACTGGGTGAGGGTTCCCTGGGCCCCATGCCTGTGCCTAGTGGAGTGCTGCCTGCCAGCCACCCGGACCCTGCATTCTCCATCTTCCCACCTGATGCTCCTAAACTGCCAGAGAACCAGACATTGGCAGGTGAGCTGCCTGAGCATGCGGTTCCAGCAGAGGGTGTCCATGACAGCCGAGCCCCAGAGGTAACTTGGGGCCCTGAGGATGAGGAGCTGTGGAGGAAATTGTCCTTCCGCCACTGGCCCACACTCTTCAACTACTACAACATCACACTGGCCAAAAG GTACATCAGCCTGTTGCCTGTCATCCCTGTCACACTACACCTGAATCCACGGGAGGCTCTGGAGGGGCGACATCCTCAGGATGGTCGCAGCGCCTGGGCCCCACCAGAGCCTTTGCCTGCTGGCCTCTGGGAGGCCGGACCTAAGGGGCCAGGTGGAACACAGACCCATGGCGACATTACCCTGTACAA GGTGGCCGCGCTTGGCCTGGCAGCGGGCATCGTCCTAGTGCTCCTGCTGCTCTGCCTCTACCGGGTGCTCTGCCCGCGGAACTATGGGCAGCCGGGCGGTGGCCCGGGCAGGCGGAGGCGCGGGGAGCTGCCTTGCGATGACTACGGCTACGCACCGCCTGAGACGGAGATCGTGCCGCTGGTGCTGCGAGGGCACCTCATG GACATCGAGTGTCTGGCTAGCGACGGGATGCTACTAGTGAGCTGCTGCCTGGCAGGCCAAGTCTGCGTGTGGGACGCACAGACCGGGGACTGCCTCACACGGATCCCGCGCCCTGG GCCACGCCGGGACAGCTGCGGAGGCGGAGCTTTTGAAGCTCAGGAGAACTGGGAAAGGCTGTCGGATGGAGGCAAAGCTAGCCCGGAAGAGCCTGGGGACAGCCCTCCGCTGCGCCGCCGCCCCCGAGGGCCTCCACCGCCTTCCCTCTTTGGGGACCAGCCAGACCTCACTTGCTTAATCGACACCAACTTCTCGGTGCAGCTGCCCCCAGAGCCCACTCAGCCTGAGCCTCGGCACCGGGCGGGCTGTGGCCGCTCTAGAGACTCTGGTTATGACTTCAGCCGTCTGGTGCAGCGTGTGTACCAGGAGGAAGGCCTGGCTGCTGTGCGCATGCCGGCCCTGCGCCCACCCTCCCCTGGACCTCCCTTGCTCCAGGCCTCTCAAGAAGAGGGGACTGCTCCGGAGAAGGGCTCTCCTCCTCTGGCCTGGGCCCCCAGCACAGCCGGTTCCATCTGGAGCTTAGAGTTGCAAGGCAATCTCATCGTGGTTGGGCGGAGCAGCGGCCGGCTGGAG GTGTGGGACGCCATTGAGGGGGTGCTCTGCTGCAGCAATGAGGAGACCTCCTCAGGCATCACAGCCCTTGTCTTCTTGGACAGGAG GATTGTAGCTGCTCGGCTCAACGGTTcccttgatttcttttccttggaGACCCACACTTTCCTCAGCCCCCTGCAGTTCAGAG GGACCCCAGGGCGAGGCAGTTCTCCTTCCTCGTCTGTGTACAGCAGCAGCAACACAGTGGCCTGTCATCTGACCCACACAGTGCCCTGTGCACACCAGAAACCCATCACAGCCCTGAGAGCTGCTGCCAGGAGGCTGGTGACAGGGAGCCAAGACCATACTCTAAGA GTCTTCCGACTGGAGGATTCGTGTTGCCTCTTTACCCTGCAGGGTCACTCAGGGGCAATCACAACTGTGTACATTGACCAG ACCATGGTACTGGCCAGTGGAGGACAAGATGGAGCCATCTGCCTATGGGATGTACTAACAGGCAGCCGGGTCAGCCATACATTTGCTCACCGTGGAGATGTTACCTCCCTCACCTGTACCACTTCCTGTGTCATTAGTAGTGGCCTAGATGATTTCATCAATATCTGGGACCGGAGCACGGGCATCAAGCTGTACTCCATTCAGCAG GACCTGGGCTGTGGTGCAAGCTTAGGTGTCATCTCAGATAACCTTCTGGTGACCGGCGGCCAAGGCTGTGTCTCCTTTTGGGACCTAAACTATGGGGACCTGTTACAGACAGTCTACCTGGGCAAGGACAGTGACGCCCAGCCTGCCCGGCAGATTTTGGTGCTGGACAACGCTGCCATTGTCTGCAACTTTGGCAGTGAGCTCAGCCTAGTGTATGTACCCTCTGTGCTGGAGAAGCTGGACTGA